Proteins from one Portunus trituberculatus isolate SZX2019 chromosome 38, ASM1759143v1, whole genome shotgun sequence genomic window:
- the LOC123514988 gene encoding uncharacterized protein LOC123514988, which yields MPTLHQCELLLQLTNSVLAVEATVRVVQSLACTATVGSCQRKIRVSRLKASSKTLSTMSVCGSDTGSRKEKVKSLRTQEISRREAEQMNTKFEIKPTKACKNQTVKERHATSE from the exons ATGCCTACACTGCATCAATGTGAACTACTTCTTCAGCTCACTAATAGTGTGCTGGCTGTGGAAGCCACAGTGAGAGTGGTACAGTCATTAGCATGTACTGCCACTGTTGGTAGCTGCCAGAGGAAGATACGAGTATCAAG GTTGAAAGCATCATCCAAAACCCTCTCCACAATGTCTGTTTGTGGTAGTGACActggaagcaggaaggaaaaagttaaaagtttaagaacacaagaaatatCAAGGAGAGAAGCAGAGCAAATGAACACTAAATTTGAAATTAAGCCCACAAAAG CTTGCAAGAACCAAACAGTCAAAGAAAGACATGCAACCTCAGAATGA